One Halobacterium zhouii genomic region harbors:
- a CDS encoding DUF4177 domain-containing protein produces the protein MSKANARRWEYAVFRPPRGETKKEAENPEDELNEYGADGWELAETIDYSGGGTKYLVFKRPASPDAGEGDGA, from the coding sequence ATGAGCAAAGCGAACGCGCGTCGGTGGGAGTACGCGGTGTTCAGACCGCCTCGTGGCGAAACGAAAAAAGAGGCCGAGAACCCGGAGGACGAACTGAACGAGTACGGAGCGGACGGATGGGAGCTCGCGGAGACGATCGACTACTCGGGCGGCGGAACGAAGTACCTCGTTTTCAAGCGACCCGCGAGCCCCGACGCCGGCGAGGGTGACGGGGCGTGA
- a CDS encoding carboxymuconolactone decarboxylase family protein, translating to MAATSRERTYEQTRDEIEENFGLVPGFFDALDEQDLVNEWPNYKRYALEETEIPAKYRELIGLAVAANIRCPYCQSFHTEAAKLHGATDEELAEISFLASWTARYSAMIHAQNYDMETFEGELEQIGNHLQEHMAGD from the coding sequence ATGGCAGCAACATCCAGAGAGCGGACGTACGAACAGACGCGCGACGAAATCGAGGAGAACTTTGGGCTCGTACCCGGATTCTTCGACGCGCTCGACGAACAGGACCTCGTCAACGAGTGGCCGAACTACAAGCGATACGCCCTCGAAGAGACAGAGATTCCGGCGAAGTACAGGGAACTGATCGGGTTGGCGGTGGCGGCGAACATCAGGTGCCCGTACTGCCAGTCGTTCCACACGGAGGCCGCCAAGTTACACGGCGCGACCGACGAGGAACTCGCCGAGATATCGTTCCTGGCGAGTTGGACGGCGCGCTACAGCGCGATGATCCACGCCCAGAACTACGACATGGAGACGTTCGAGGGGGAACTCGAGCAGATCGGCAACCACCTTCAGGAACACATGGCGGGGGACTGA
- a CDS encoding 1,4-dihydroxy-2-naphthoyl-CoA synthase: MVSEIFDPDRWESVAGFDFDDVTYHRATDVGAVRIAFDRPDVRNAFRPGTVDELYTALDHARKQADVGCVLLTGNGPSSKDGGWAFCAGGDQSVRGGSGYEYRDDDEAAADDDPAVRQAKAGRLHILEVQRLVRTMPKPVVAVVPGWAVGGGHSLHVVCDMTLASAEHAKFKQTDPDVGSFDGGFGSAYLAKQVGQKKAREIFFLGKTYDAEEAADMGMVNEVVPHDELEATALEWATEINGKSPTAMRMLKYAFNMTDDGLVGQQTFAGEATRLAYMTDEAQEGRDAFLEGRDPDFDDHPWHY; the protein is encoded by the coding sequence ATGGTTTCGGAGATATTCGACCCGGACCGCTGGGAGTCGGTCGCGGGCTTCGACTTCGACGACGTCACCTACCACCGCGCGACGGACGTCGGCGCGGTTCGCATCGCGTTCGACCGCCCGGACGTCCGGAACGCGTTCCGCCCGGGAACGGTCGACGAACTGTACACCGCACTCGACCACGCCCGCAAGCAGGCGGACGTCGGCTGTGTCCTGCTCACGGGGAACGGCCCGTCCTCGAAGGACGGTGGATGGGCGTTCTGTGCCGGCGGTGACCAGTCGGTCCGGGGTGGCTCGGGCTACGAGTACCGCGACGACGACGAAGCCGCCGCGGACGACGACCCCGCGGTCCGGCAGGCGAAGGCTGGCCGCCTCCACATTCTCGAAGTACAGCGGCTCGTCCGCACGATGCCCAAACCCGTCGTCGCCGTGGTCCCCGGGTGGGCGGTCGGCGGCGGCCACAGCCTCCACGTCGTCTGTGACATGACCCTCGCGTCCGCCGAGCACGCGAAGTTCAAGCAGACCGACCCCGACGTCGGCTCGTTCGACGGCGGCTTTGGCTCCGCGTACCTCGCAAAGCAGGTGGGGCAGAAGAAGGCCCGCGAGATATTCTTCCTCGGGAAGACCTACGACGCCGAGGAAGCCGCTGACATGGGGATGGTCAACGAGGTCGTCCCCCACGACGAACTCGAGGCGACCGCACTCGAGTGGGCCACCGAGATCAACGGAAAGTCGCCGACCGCGATGCGCATGCTGAAGTACGCGTTCAACATGACCGACGACGGCCTCGTCGGCCAGCAGACGTTCGCCGGCGAAGCCACCCGCCTCGCGTACATGACCGACGAAGCCCAGGAGGGTCGCGACGCCTTCCTCGAAGGCCGTGACCCCGACTTCGACGACCACCCCTGGCACTACTGA
- the menD gene encoding 2-succinyl-5-enolpyruvyl-6-hydroxy-3-cyclohexene-1-carboxylic-acid synthase — protein sequence MTAPNRNTLWARALADELAASGVEAACVCPGSRSTPLTVALAEHDDVEVFSHLDERSAAYFALGRGKRTGNPTPVVSTSGTATANFHPAVMEANQARVPLLVLTADRPPELRHSGANQTVDQEKLYGDSVRHYEDLPEPEADDRKLRSLRASVCRALAETSGANPGPVHLNVPFRKPLEPVDVPGDIPDSFAAEYPLAAEGRDGPFVHATPGRPMPDDADVGALADAVAGAERGLVVAGPDDAFGLAASAASDLTAATGFPLLADPLSSVRFGAHVDTAPVVGGYDGFLPDADGSSPVSLDEFDPGFVLRFGASPTSKVLRNFLRDSSARQVVVDPAGGWREATFTAGDLVVADPTRLARELAERVQGGTAGAPAPAAWTERWTNAEADYWDAVDGVERDALLEGDVVAAAAADAPDPATLFVSNSMPVRDLDRFARPRSADLTVLGNRGASGIDGVTSSALGAGSATDDPLVLVTGDLAYYHDMNGLLAIARCEADATIVLVNNDGGGIFHMLPIENFDPPFTEQFETPHGLDLEATGDLYDLEFARFETLAGFREAYSESVGSPGTQVLEVQTDGEASHRERERLDAHVRENAKN from the coding sequence ATGACTGCGCCGAACCGCAACACGCTGTGGGCGCGCGCGCTCGCCGACGAACTTGCGGCGTCGGGCGTCGAGGCGGCCTGCGTCTGCCCGGGAAGCCGCTCAACCCCCCTCACGGTAGCGCTCGCCGAGCACGACGACGTCGAGGTGTTCTCGCACCTCGACGAGCGTTCGGCGGCGTACTTCGCGCTCGGCCGCGGGAAGCGCACCGGCAACCCCACTCCGGTGGTCTCCACGTCTGGCACCGCGACGGCGAACTTCCACCCGGCGGTGATGGAGGCCAACCAGGCCCGCGTTCCGTTGCTCGTGTTGACCGCCGACCGTCCACCGGAACTCCGCCACTCCGGCGCGAACCAGACCGTCGACCAGGAGAAACTGTACGGCGATTCGGTTCGGCACTACGAGGACCTCCCGGAACCCGAGGCCGACGACCGGAAACTCCGGTCGCTGCGCGCGTCGGTCTGCCGCGCGCTCGCTGAGACGTCGGGTGCGAACCCCGGCCCCGTCCACCTGAACGTGCCGTTCCGGAAACCCCTGGAACCCGTCGACGTTCCGGGTGACATTCCTGATTCGTTCGCCGCGGAGTATCCGCTTGCCGCCGAGGGCCGCGACGGCCCGTTCGTGCACGCGACGCCCGGACGACCGATGCCCGACGACGCAGATGTCGGCGCACTCGCGGACGCCGTGGCGGGCGCGGAACGGGGACTCGTCGTCGCCGGGCCGGACGACGCATTCGGACTGGCCGCGTCGGCAGCGTCCGACCTCACAGCGGCTACCGGTTTCCCGCTCCTCGCCGACCCGCTTTCCAGTGTCCGGTTCGGCGCACACGTCGACACTGCTCCGGTCGTCGGCGGCTACGACGGCTTCCTGCCCGACGCTGACGGCTCGAGTCCCGTCTCACTGGACGAGTTCGATCCTGGGTTCGTGCTCCGGTTCGGCGCGTCGCCCACGTCGAAGGTGCTCCGGAACTTCCTCCGTGATTCGAGCGCTCGGCAGGTCGTCGTCGACCCCGCAGGCGGGTGGCGTGAGGCGACGTTCACCGCGGGCGACCTCGTCGTCGCGGACCCGACGCGACTCGCACGAGAACTCGCTGAGCGCGTCCAGGGCGGGACGGCTGGCGCGCCGGCGCCGGCGGCGTGGACCGAGCGGTGGACGAACGCGGAGGCCGACTACTGGGACGCCGTGGACGGCGTCGAGCGCGACGCGCTGCTCGAGGGCGACGTGGTGGCTGCCGCCGCCGCGGACGCGCCGGACCCCGCGACGCTGTTCGTCTCGAACAGCATGCCCGTGCGCGACCTCGACCGGTTCGCGCGACCCCGGAGCGCCGACCTCACCGTGCTCGGCAACCGCGGCGCGTCCGGCATCGACGGCGTCACGTCCTCGGCGCTGGGCGCTGGGAGCGCGACCGACGACCCACTCGTGCTGGTGACCGGGGACCTCGCGTACTACCACGACATGAACGGGCTGCTGGCGATCGCGCGCTGTGAAGCGGACGCGACCATCGTGCTCGTGAACAACGACGGCGGCGGCATCTTCCACATGCTCCCCATCGAGAACTTCGACCCGCCGTTCACCGAGCAGTTCGAGACCCCGCACGGCCTCGATTTGGAGGCGACCGGTGACCTCTACGACCTCGAATTCGCGCGCTTCGAAACGCTGGCCGGATTCCGGGAAGCGTACAGCGAGTCGGTCGGCTCGCCGGGAACCCAGGTGCTCGAGGTGCAGACGGACGGCGAGGCGAGCCACCGCGAGCGAGAACGACTCGACGCACACGTCAGGGAGAACGCCAAGAACTAA
- a CDS encoding isochorismate synthase, with amino-acid sequence MSSLSGETAAADTGTVVSRSCRVDAVSYRGFLEANDAPRIHWADPDGLELSGVGAAARVTASGGERFDAVREWADDLLAEHDHGGPDVARPRLLGGFSFLADHEAGGSWPGFPPAEFVLPAVQLASAGDETWLTVTRVDEDPAAVEDELEAARDRVESLPAMQPGGDAPGVEQTVPTPDADAWRDQVGDVVDRIQAGNLRKVALATALRADLAGDVESRNLLERLRQRYPECFRFLVEPTDDAAFLGATPERLATLRGDTVETTALAGSVGRGDTPEEDAELVAQLREGEKLRHEQRLVTEDIADRLRALGDVIIGDRGVRTLSNIQHLETPIEADVGDDVHVLDVVEALHPTPAVGGLPAVAALDTIRETESFDRGWYAAPVGWFDADGEGTFGVGIRSAVTAEREVTLFAGNGIVADSDPDEEYEEIQLKYRPILDELE; translated from the coding sequence ATGAGTTCCCTGTCCGGCGAGACGGCCGCCGCGGACACCGGAACGGTCGTGAGCAGGAGTTGCCGGGTCGACGCCGTGTCCTACCGGGGATTCCTCGAAGCGAACGACGCGCCCCGAATCCACTGGGCGGACCCCGACGGCCTCGAACTCTCGGGCGTCGGCGCGGCGGCGCGCGTCACCGCGTCGGGCGGCGAGCGATTCGATGCGGTCCGAGAGTGGGCCGACGACCTGCTCGCGGAGCACGACCACGGCGGGCCCGACGTGGCCCGTCCCCGCCTGCTCGGCGGCTTCTCGTTCCTGGCGGACCACGAGGCGGGCGGGTCGTGGCCGGGCTTCCCCCCCGCGGAGTTCGTGCTACCCGCGGTCCAGTTGGCGAGCGCTGGCGACGAGACGTGGCTCACCGTCACGCGCGTGGACGAGGACCCGGCGGCTGTCGAGGACGAACTCGAGGCCGCCCGCGACCGCGTCGAGTCGCTCCCCGCGATGCAACCCGGGGGAGACGCGCCCGGGGTCGAGCAGACGGTGCCGACGCCCGACGCCGACGCGTGGCGCGACCAGGTCGGGGACGTGGTCGACCGAATCCAGGCAGGCAACCTCCGGAAGGTCGCGCTCGCCACCGCGCTGCGCGCCGACCTCGCGGGCGACGTCGAGAGCCGGAACCTCCTCGAGCGACTCCGGCAGCGCTACCCGGAGTGTTTCAGGTTCCTCGTCGAACCAACCGACGACGCGGCGTTCCTCGGCGCGACCCCCGAACGCCTGGCCACGCTCCGCGGCGACACGGTTGAGACGACCGCGCTCGCGGGGTCTGTCGGCCGCGGCGACACGCCCGAAGAGGACGCCGAACTGGTCGCGCAACTCCGCGAGGGTGAGAAGTTGCGCCACGAGCAGCGACTCGTCACGGAGGACATCGCAGATCGCCTCCGGGCCCTCGGTGACGTCATCATCGGCGACCGCGGGGTTCGCACGCTGTCGAACATCCAGCACCTCGAGACGCCCATCGAGGCAGACGTGGGAGACGACGTCCACGTTCTCGACGTCGTCGAAGCGCTCCACCCGACGCCCGCCGTCGGCGGCCTGCCGGCGGTCGCCGCGCTCGATACCATCCGCGAGACGGAGTCCTTCGACAGGGGCTGGTACGCCGCGCCGGTCGGCTGGTTCGACGCCGACGGCGAGGGGACGTTCGGCGTCGGCATCCGGTCGGCGGTCACGGCGGAACGGGAGGTGACGCTGTTCGCGGGCAACGGCATCGTCGCGGACAGCGACCCCGACGAGGAGTACGAGGAGATCCAACTGAAGTACCGCCCGATACTGGACGAACTCGAATGA
- a CDS encoding sulfite oxidase-like oxidoreductase, with amino-acid sequence MSVDDVTDLHHEFDGERLPPGQRETSKFPVLSKGGTPSWDRDSWEFTVTGAVENELRLSYEEFKDIESVTQRQDFHCVTGWSKFDCEFRGVTFPHLAELAGVEDDATHVMFHALDGYTTNLPLEDCMREEVLFTWEFDGDDLPPEHGGPLRVVTPHKYAYKGAKWVDGVEFLTEPERGYWEKRGYSNTADPWAEDRYS; translated from the coding sequence ATGAGCGTCGACGACGTCACGGACCTCCATCACGAGTTCGACGGCGAGCGCCTGCCGCCCGGCCAGCGCGAAACGTCGAAGTTCCCCGTGCTATCGAAGGGCGGGACGCCGTCCTGGGACCGCGACTCCTGGGAGTTCACCGTCACCGGGGCCGTCGAGAACGAACTCCGCCTCTCCTACGAGGAGTTCAAAGACATTGAATCGGTGACTCAGCGACAGGACTTTCACTGCGTCACCGGGTGGTCGAAGTTCGACTGCGAGTTCAGGGGCGTCACGTTTCCCCACCTCGCAGAACTCGCGGGCGTCGAGGACGACGCCACCCACGTCATGTTCCACGCGCTCGACGGCTACACCACCAACCTCCCGCTCGAGGACTGCATGCGCGAGGAGGTGCTTTTCACCTGGGAGTTCGACGGCGACGACCTGCCGCCCGAACACGGCGGCCCGCTCCGCGTCGTCACCCCACACAAGTACGCCTACAAGGGCGCGAAGTGGGTCGACGGCGTCGAGTTCCTCACCGAACCGGAGCGCGGCTACTGGGAGAAGCGAGGCTACTCGAACACCGCCGACCCGTGGGCCGAGGACCGGTACAGCTAG
- a CDS encoding DUF7120 family protein, which translates to MPTVEVNIPDHIEMKIAQLVEQGEFVSQEEAIEQLLSTGIKAFKTSGPMDEDASLEDDGGMMGHDDEYVF; encoded by the coding sequence ATGCCTACGGTCGAAGTCAACATCCCCGACCACATCGAGATGAAGATCGCCCAGCTCGTCGAACAGGGAGAGTTCGTGAGCCAGGAAGAAGCCATCGAGCAGTTACTCTCGACAGGTATCAAGGCGTTCAAGACCAGCGGTCCGATGGACGAGGACGCCAGCCTCGAGGACGACGGCGGCATGATGGGGCACGACGACGAGTACGTGTTCTGA
- a CDS encoding UPF0058 family protein, translating into MHKDELLDLHEEMVDIRDQFLRFEHVSESDFAAYEELDVDPSHVHKSKSEHKHAVFVLGNALAGAMSEDEFSSAGRLSKRMQELADDASSKL; encoded by the coding sequence ATGCACAAGGACGAACTTCTCGACCTGCACGAAGAGATGGTCGATATCAGAGACCAGTTCCTTCGGTTCGAGCACGTCAGTGAGTCCGACTTCGCGGCCTACGAGGAACTCGACGTCGACCCCTCGCACGTCCACAAGTCCAAGAGCGAACACAAGCACGCGGTGTTCGTCCTCGGGAACGCCCTCGCTGGGGCGATGAGCGAGGACGAGTTCTCGAGTGCGGGCCGCCTCAGCAAGCGCATGCAGGAACTCGCCGACGACGCGTCGAGCAAACTGTAG
- a CDS encoding DUF7527 domain-containing protein produces MQAHTVDRVESWDSRPFSDGVRDLRDLADDDFSGAAVADGTWLFMLNGRVVGVYEGEIEDFEDASGTVYDAPHPSLPLLFSMQERGGETQAKYYTNDTPLSEVDGTLTDGNFTGYVELSENVLSGDYYVVYYGGRSMSAAFIGASEELVAGDDAFERANDEVGVYEVRKTPVNVTSLPGTPAKEDGDDADGTGDGASAGAAGVAGAAAGADSAPGDPAGGDSATSDDAATTESSSGSTGSPPTEPTQHAGRDTTADAAAEAESGPTSSRDSSPSDPARAKSASDASAAGSSADTDNARSRQASSRTGDADGDSGESPASAGGAEAAAEAASEEGVFDDEEQWQNARSVPTLDPKQSENSGDAESQSSGRSQSEQRGQRQSGQRQSTQQQSEQRQSTQRQPTNANAGRGRSGQSGGRGSTVEKLKKAVQQRNEKLEAAGERIDSLEGERDDLQARVEKLRDERDELQARVEELETARDAGGHDGSGDASAKTKLEPDAALTDTNLFVRYDSKGKATLDELDSETDADAVNQNLRIDHHTKFEAEDVVVDGESFESFLTSSNAHRFVSWAVRELPYEIRDAGHASGLADLYEALPRVDRAELGGTVEGEVDGETVAQSFDVVLRDRMGEALVVAELNDERDAVSGDEMDALVDAATDVRECVDDLSAAMYVTASFFEPRALETASDATDGGGFLSRSDRESYVKVARKEGYHLCLVEDRNDAFHLTVPEL; encoded by the coding sequence ATGCAGGCACACACGGTCGATCGAGTGGAGTCCTGGGACTCCCGGCCGTTCTCGGACGGCGTCCGTGATCTGCGGGACCTAGCGGACGACGACTTCTCGGGAGCGGCCGTCGCGGACGGGACGTGGCTGTTCATGCTGAACGGCCGGGTTGTCGGCGTCTACGAGGGCGAAATCGAGGACTTCGAGGACGCGTCCGGGACCGTCTACGACGCACCACACCCGTCACTCCCGCTGCTCTTCTCGATGCAGGAGCGCGGCGGCGAAACGCAGGCCAAGTACTACACGAACGACACGCCGCTCTCGGAGGTCGACGGCACGCTCACTGACGGCAACTTCACGGGCTACGTGGAGCTCTCCGAGAACGTCCTCTCGGGGGACTACTACGTCGTCTACTACGGCGGCCGCTCGATGAGCGCGGCGTTCATCGGCGCCAGCGAGGAACTGGTCGCGGGCGACGACGCGTTCGAACGCGCGAACGACGAGGTCGGCGTCTACGAGGTCCGCAAGACGCCCGTGAACGTCACGAGCCTCCCCGGAACGCCCGCGAAGGAAGATGGCGACGACGCGGACGGAACGGGCGACGGAGCATCGGCTGGTGCCGCTGGAGTCGCCGGCGCAGCCGCTGGCGCTGACTCGGCGCCCGGCGACCCCGCAGGCGGTGACTCCGCCACGAGCGACGACGCGGCCACAACCGAATCGTCGTCTGGCTCGACCGGGTCTCCGCCGACCGAACCCACGCAGCACGCCGGCCGCGATACGACCGCCGACGCCGCGGCCGAAGCAGAATCCGGTCCGACCAGTTCCAGAGACTCCAGCCCGTCGGACCCGGCCCGAGCGAAGTCTGCGTCGGACGCCAGTGCCGCCGGGTCCAGCGCGGACACCGATAACGCTCGAAGCCGTCAGGCGTCCTCCCGGACTGGAGACGCAGACGGCGATTCGGGCGAATCCCCGGCGTCGGCCGGGGGCGCCGAGGCAGCAGCCGAAGCGGCGTCGGAGGAAGGCGTCTTCGACGACGAGGAACAGTGGCAGAACGCGCGCTCCGTGCCGACACTCGACCCGAAGCAGAGCGAGAACAGCGGGGACGCCGAGTCCCAGTCGAGTGGTCGCTCGCAGTCCGAACAGCGCGGGCAGCGACAGTCCGGACAGCGACAGTCTACACAGCAACAGTCCGAACAACGGCAGTCTACACAGCGCCAGCCCACCAACGCGAATGCAGGTCGCGGCCGGTCCGGCCAGTCCGGCGGCCGCGGGTCCACCGTAGAGAAACTGAAGAAAGCAGTCCAGCAGCGCAACGAGAAACTGGAGGCCGCCGGCGAACGCATCGACTCCCTCGAGGGGGAGCGCGACGACCTCCAGGCTCGCGTCGAGAAACTCCGCGACGAACGCGACGAACTTCAGGCCCGCGTCGAGGAACTCGAGACAGCACGGGACGCCGGCGGTCACGACGGTAGCGGTGACGCGTCGGCGAAGACCAAACTCGAACCGGACGCGGCGCTCACGGACACCAACCTGTTCGTCCGCTACGATTCCAAGGGGAAGGCGACGCTCGACGAACTCGACAGCGAGACCGACGCCGACGCCGTGAACCAGAACCTCCGCATCGACCACCACACGAAGTTCGAGGCGGAGGACGTGGTCGTCGACGGGGAGTCCTTCGAGTCGTTCCTGACGTCGTCGAACGCCCACCGGTTCGTGTCGTGGGCGGTTCGCGAACTCCCCTACGAGATCCGTGACGCCGGCCACGCCTCCGGGCTCGCGGACCTCTACGAGGCGCTGCCGCGGGTCGACCGCGCTGAACTCGGCGGCACCGTCGAGGGCGAAGTCGACGGCGAGACGGTTGCGCAGAGCTTCGACGTGGTGCTCCGGGACCGGATGGGTGAGGCGCTCGTGGTCGCCGAACTGAACGACGAGCGCGACGCGGTGTCGGGCGACGAGATGGACGCGCTCGTCGACGCCGCGACCGACGTGCGGGAGTGCGTCGACGACCTGAGCGCGGCGATGTACGTGACCGCGTCGTTCTTCGAGCCGCGCGCGCTGGAGACGGCGTCGGACGCGACCGACGGCGGCGGCTTCCTGAGTCGGTCGGACAGGGAGAGCTACGTGAAGGTCGCCCGCAAGGAGGGGTACCACCTCTGTCTGGTCGAGGACCGGAACGACGCGTTCCACCTCACAGTGCCGGAACTGTAG
- a CDS encoding adenylosuccinate synthase produces the protein MTVTIVGAQLGDEGKGGVVDLYGDAADVVARYQGGDNAGHTVVVGGEEYKLSLVPSGVVRGKTGVLGNGCVVNPETLFDEIDALRERGLDPDVRVARRAHVILPYHRVLDGVEEEAKADSDAEIGTTGRGIGPTYEDKVGRRGVRVGDLLDADVLRDRLEYVVPKKRDLYEVVSGTTVEEAGVESEFDVDELYDHCLEYADRIRADDMAVNAGDFLADRIDDGEELMLEGAQGTSLDIDHGNYPYVTSSNPTAGYAATGTGLGPTTIGQGEVVGIVKAYLSRVGSGPMPTELDGDDDDLATYIRDEGGEYGTVTGRPRRVGWLDMPMLRHATRVSGFTGFVLNHLDVLAGLDELRVGHAYTLDDEEVLTMPATTEQWADCEPIFRTFDGWEEFDSEAVASQGYDALPAAAREYVEYVESELDAPAYAVGVGPGREETIVRHNPFE, from the coding sequence ATGACCGTCACTATCGTCGGCGCACAGCTCGGCGACGAAGGCAAGGGCGGCGTCGTCGACCTCTACGGCGACGCCGCGGACGTGGTCGCCCGCTACCAGGGCGGCGACAACGCCGGCCACACCGTCGTGGTCGGCGGCGAGGAGTACAAGCTCTCACTCGTCCCCTCCGGTGTCGTCCGCGGGAAGACCGGCGTGCTCGGCAACGGCTGCGTCGTCAACCCTGAGACGCTGTTCGACGAGATCGACGCGCTCCGCGAGCGCGGCCTCGACCCGGACGTCCGGGTGGCTCGCCGCGCACACGTCATTCTCCCGTACCACCGCGTACTCGACGGCGTCGAGGAGGAAGCGAAGGCCGACTCGGACGCCGAGATCGGGACGACCGGACGCGGCATCGGCCCCACGTACGAGGATAAGGTGGGTCGCCGCGGCGTGCGCGTCGGCGACCTCCTCGACGCGGACGTGCTGCGCGACCGACTGGAGTACGTCGTCCCGAAGAAACGGGACCTCTACGAGGTCGTCTCCGGAACCACAGTCGAGGAGGCCGGCGTCGAGTCGGAGTTCGACGTCGACGAACTCTACGACCACTGCCTGGAGTACGCCGACCGCATCCGCGCGGACGACATGGCCGTGAACGCGGGCGACTTCCTCGCCGACCGCATCGACGACGGCGAGGAACTGATGCTCGAGGGCGCTCAGGGCACGAGCCTCGACATCGACCACGGCAACTACCCCTACGTCACGTCCTCGAACCCGACGGCTGGCTACGCCGCCACGGGCACCGGTCTCGGCCCGACCACCATCGGGCAAGGAGAGGTCGTCGGCATCGTGAAGGCGTACCTCTCCCGGGTCGGGAGCGGCCCGATGCCGACCGAACTCGACGGCGACGACGACGACCTCGCGACGTACATTCGCGACGAAGGCGGCGAGTACGGCACCGTCACGGGCCGCCCGCGTCGCGTCGGCTGGCTCGACATGCCGATGCTCCGGCACGCGACACGCGTGAGCGGCTTCACCGGATTCGTGCTCAACCACCTCGACGTGCTCGCCGGCCTCGACGAACTCCGCGTCGGGCACGCGTACACGCTCGACGACGAGGAGGTCCTGACGATGCCCGCGACGACCGAGCAGTGGGCCGACTGTGAACCCATCTTCCGGACGTTCGACGGCTGGGAGGAGTTCGACTCCGAAGCGGTCGCTTCCCAGGGGTACGATGCACTCCCCGCGGCAGCGCGTGAGTACGTCGAGTACGTCGAGTCGGAACTCGACGCGCCTGCGTACGCCGTCGGTGTCGGTCCAGGCCGCGAGGAGACCATCGTTCGACACAACCCCTTCGAGTAG
- a CDS encoding methytransferase partner Trm112: protein MKEDLMDIVCCPLDKQDLELDVEEREDGEIITGTLTCTECGETYPIEDGIPNLLPPDMREEAPA, encoded by the coding sequence ATGAAAGAAGACCTGATGGACATCGTCTGCTGTCCCCTCGACAAGCAGGACCTCGAACTCGACGTCGAGGAGCGCGAGGACGGCGAAATCATCACCGGAACGCTGACCTGCACCGAGTGCGGCGAGACCTACCCCATCGAGGACGGCATCCCGAACCTCCTCCCGCCGGACATGCGCGAGGAAGCGCCGGCCTGA
- a CDS encoding DUF7524 family protein yields MPETLTVHLNRSEPREVAPEAATLETGRSFVLAFENHGGPTHVHLHLDDALDAVARPTGTQVYVEGDSTRRVEVNLLPDHSPVKGYIDISTGYGAEKARVNVTVTDPRKDGGADVAIDDSLAEKQTENAESTTSASETAETTKPVAVAVVGVAVATALALSVSEGLGLVVGGLALLCGVGAAGYLLYGQS; encoded by the coding sequence GTGCCGGAGACGCTGACGGTCCACCTCAATCGGTCGGAGCCACGCGAGGTCGCGCCGGAAGCGGCGACGCTGGAAACCGGCCGGTCGTTCGTGCTCGCGTTCGAGAACCACGGTGGGCCCACGCACGTCCACCTCCACCTCGACGACGCACTCGACGCAGTCGCCCGCCCGACCGGCACCCAGGTCTACGTCGAGGGCGATTCGACGCGGCGCGTCGAGGTGAACCTGCTCCCCGACCACTCCCCCGTGAAGGGGTACATCGACATATCCACCGGGTACGGCGCCGAGAAAGCCCGCGTCAACGTCACCGTGACGGACCCGCGGAAGGACGGCGGAGCGGACGTCGCGATCGACGACTCGCTCGCCGAAAAGCAGACGGAGAACGCCGAGTCGACCACGTCGGCGTCGGAGACAGCCGAAACCACGAAACCGGTCGCCGTCGCCGTCGTCGGCGTCGCGGTCGCGACCGCGCTCGCGCTCTCCGTCTCAGAGGGACTGGGTCTCGTCGTCGGTGGTCTCGCCCTGCTCTGTGGCGTCGGCGCCGCGGGCTACCTGTTGTACGGCCAGTCGTAG